The proteins below come from a single Drosophila teissieri strain GT53w chromosome 3L, Prin_Dtei_1.1, whole genome shotgun sequence genomic window:
- the LOC122616488 gene encoding LIM/homeobox protein Awh: MKTELRSCAACGEPISDRFFLEVGGCSWHAHCLRCCMCMCPLDRQQSCFIRERQVYCKADYSKNFGAKCSKCCRGISASDWVRRARELVFHLACFACDQCGRQLSTGEQFALMDDRVLCKAHYLETVEGGTTSSDEGCDGDGYHKSKTKRVRTTFTEEQLQVLQANFQIDSNPDGQDLERIASVTGLSKRVTQVWFQNSRARQKKHIHAVREPEGSSFARHINLQLTYSFQNNAQNPMHLNGSKAGLYPTHESSMDELSQDSSVHCMPSEV; the protein is encoded by the exons ACTGAGCTGCGTTCCTGCGCAGCGTGTGGGGAACCCATCTCGGATCGGTTCTTCCTGGAGGTCGGCGGCTGCTCCTGGCACGCCCACTGCCTCCGCTgctgcatgtgcatgtgcccCCTGGACCGCCAGCAGTCCTGCTTCATCCGGGAGCGGCAGGTGTACTGCAAGGCCGACTACAGCAA AAATTTCGGCGCCAAGTGCTCGAAGTGCTGTCGCGGCATCTCCGCCTCGGATTGGGTGCGTCGGGCACGGGAGCTGGTCTTCCACCTGGCCTGCTTTGCCTGCGACCAGTGTGGACGCCAGTTGTCCACCGGCGAGCAGTTCGCCCTCATGGATGACCGGGTGCTCTGCAAGGCTCATTATCTGGAGACGGTCGAGGGTGGCACCACATCGAGCGACG aggGCTGTGATGGCGATGGTTATCACAAGAGCAAGACGAAACGGGTGCGCACCACATTCACCGAGGAGCAGTTGCAAGTGCTGCAGGCCAACTTCCAGATTGACAGTAATCCGGATGGCCAGGATCTGGAGCGGATCGCCTCGGTGACCGGTCTCAGCAAGCGTGTGACGCAAGTGTGGTTCCAGAACTCGCGAGCGCGTCAGAAAAAACACATACATGCTG TACGCGAACCGGAAGGAAGCTCATTTGCGCGTCATATTAACCTGCAGTTAACGTATTCATTTCAGAATAACGCACAGAACCCAATGCATTTGAACGGCTCTAAAGCGGGTCTATACCCCACTCATG AATCCTCTATGGATGAATTGTCGCAGGACTCCAGTGTGCACTGTATGCCCAGCGAGGTGTGA